CCTGTGTTTTTGATAAACAGTCGCTCCCCTCTATTCTCTGCGACCTGAACCAGCAACCACAGTCGTATGACCAGGCACCAGTCCAGGTCCCCCTTCTCCCGAAGTTACGGGGGTAATTTGCCGAGTTCCTTAACCACAGTTCACCCGACCGCCTGAGTATTCTCTACTTGACTACCTGTGTCGGTTTCGGGTACGGGCCGTACACACACATCGCTAGAGGCTTTTCTCGGCAGTACAGGATCACCAACATCACCCAACACTGGGCTACGCATCACGCCTCACACACATGACAGCCGCATTTCACATGCTGTCGTGCCACACGCTTGCACCACAATCCAATAAGTGGCTTGGCTACCTCACTGCGTCACCCCATCACTGATCTACCACGGATCAGGCCCCACGCATCACCACCAACCAACCAACCACAAGGGTCGGCAACAGCAGGTGGATCAGGGTGGTTAGTATCACCGCTTCAATACTGGGCGCGCGTGTACGGGTACGGGAATATCAACCCGTTAACCATCGACTACGCCTGTCGGCCTCGCCTTAGGACCCGACTCACCCTGGGAAGACGAACTTGACCCAGGAACCCTTAGTCATTCGGCGGATACGATTCTCACGTATCATTCGTTACTCATGCCTGCATTCTCACTCGCATGCAGTCCACCGCTCCTTACAGTACGGCTTCACCCCACACACGACGCTCCCCTACCCAAACAAAATGTTTGCCGCGGCTTCGGCGGTGTGCTTGAGCCCCACTGAATTGTCGGCGCAGAACCACTCGACCAGTGAGCTATTACGCACTCTTTCAAGGATGGCTGCTTCTAAGCCAACCTCCTGGCTGTCTTCGCGATCCCACATCCTTTTCCACTTAGCACACCCTTAGGGGCCTTAACCGGCGATCTGGGCTGTTTCCCTCTCGACTATGAAGCTTATCCCCCACAGTCTCACTGCAATGCTTGACTTCACCGGCATTCGGAGTTTGGCTGACGTCACTAAGATGATAGTCCCGCTCGGCCATCCAGTAGCTCTACCTCCGGTAAGCACACATCACGCTGCACCTAAATGCATTTCGGGGAGAACCAGCTATCACGGAGTTTGATTGGCCTTTCACCCCTACCCACAGCTCATCCCCTCAGTTTTCAACCTAAGTGGGTTCGCGCCTCCACAACCTCTTACAGCTGCTTCACACTGGCCATGGGTAGATCACCCCGCTTCGGGTCCAGGACATGCCACTAAAACCACCCTATTCGGATTCGCTTTCGCTACGACTACCCCTAAACACGGGTTAACCTCGCGACATGCCGCTGACTCGCAGGCTCATTCTTCAAAAGGCACGCCATCACACACAAACAGGTGCTCTGACGGATTGTAAGCGCATGGTTTCAGGAACTCTTTCACTCCCCTCCCGGGGTACTTTTCACCATTCCCTCACGGTACTATTCACTATCGGTCACACTGAGTATTCAGGCTTACCGGGTGGTCCCGGCAGATTCACAGCAGATTCCACGAGCCCGCTGCTACTCGGGGCAATGATCAGCACATGCCTGTAAACGCCTTCGCGTACGGGGCTTATCACCCGCTCCGGCGCGCCATCCCAGACGCTTCCGCTAACGCACAAACACACACCTGCGGTCAGGTAGCCCGCAACAACCACACCCCACAACACCGCACACGCAACCCCTACCCAGGTATCACACGCACACGGTTTAGCCATCATCCGCTATCGCTCGCCACTACACACGGAATCACAATTGTTTTCTTCTCCTGCGGGTACTGAGATGTTTCACTTCCCCACGTCAACCCCCACACAGGCTATGCATTCACCTGCAGGTAACACCACACAACTGATGTTGGGTTTCCCCATTCGGACATCCTCGGATCAACGCTTAGTTGGCAACTCCCCGAGGCTTAACGCAGCCTCACACGTCCTTCATCGGCCCAGCATGCCAAGGCATCCACCATACGCCCGTAACACAAAACAACACTACTGCTGCTTCACACACACGAACGACTACAAACTGTAGACACTCAACAAACAACACAAATTACAGAAAAACAAGATGCTCGCGTCCACTATACAGTTCTCACACAACACACACCCCACACCAACAACCACCAACACGCGGCCATAAGTCAGCGGGATGCCACAACAACAGGAACACACAATGTTGCCCCAGACACCCAACAGCATGCCAACACACACAAACGATTTTTTCGTTGCCGCGACACCTCAGTGTCACACCACACGAGCACACACACCCACACCAGGCCACACGCAGACACCCTGATGGCATCCACCAACACGACCCGGGGTGCATGTCCACCCGGAATTTGAAAAACAACAATGCGGCAGTCGCACACTCGGCGACATCAACCACACAACACCCGCAACTGCGGGCACAAAACATAAACTCCTTAGAAAGGAGGTGATCCAGCCGCACCTTCCGGTACGGCTACCTTGTTACGACTTCGTCCCAATCGCCGATCCCACCTTCGACAGCTCCCATTACAGGCCACTGGCTTCGGGTGTTACCAACTTTCATGACGTGACGGGCGGTGTGTACAAGGCCCGGGAACGTATTCACCGCAGCGTTGCTGATCTGCGATTACTAGCGACTCCGACTTCATGGGGTCGAGTTGCAGACCCCAATCCGAACTAAGGCCGGCTTTCAGCGATTAGCACACCCTCACAGGCTCGCAAGACGCGTTGTACCGACCATTGTAGCATGTGTGAAGCCCTGGACATAAGGGGCATGATGATTTGACGTCATCCCCACCTTCCTCCGAGTTAACCCCGGCAGTCTCTCATGAGTCCCCAACCGAATTGCTGGCAACATAAGACAAGGGTTGCGCTCGTTGCGGGACTTAACCCAACATCTCACGACACGAGCTGACGACAACCATGCACCACCTGTACACCAACCACAAAGGGAAAGACCATCTCTGGCCCGATCTGGTGTATGTCAAGCCCAGGTAAGGTTCTTCGCGTTGCATCGAATTAATCCACATGCTCCGCCGCTTGTGCGGGCCCCCGTCAATTCCTTTGAGTTTTAGCCTTGCGGCCGTACTCCCCAGGCGGGGCGCTTAATGCGTTAGCTACGGCACGAACCCCGTGGAAGGGACTCACACCTAGCGCCCACCGTTTACGGCATGGACTACCAGGGTATCTAATCCTGTTCGCTCCCCATGCTTTCGCTCCTCAGCGTCAGTTACTGCCCAGAGACCTGCCTTCGCCATCGGTGTTCCTCCTGATATCTGCGCATTCCACCGCTACACCAGGAATTCCAGTCTCCCCTACAGCACTCAAGTTATGCCCGTATCGCCTGCAGTCCCGCAGTTAAGCTGCGGGCTTACACAAACGACGCGACAAACCACCTACGAGCTCTTTACGCCCAGTAATTCCGGACAACGCTCGCACCCTACGTATTACCGCGGCTGCTGGCACGTAGTTAGCCGGTGCTTCTTCTCCAGGTACCGTCACTTGCGCTTCGTCCCTAGCGAAAGGAGTTTACAACCCGAAGGCCGTCATCCCCCACGCGGCGTCGCTGCATCAGGCTTGCGCCCATTGTGCAATATTCCCCACTGCTGCCTCCCGTAGGAGTCTGGGCCGTATCTCAGTCCCAATGTGGCCGTACACCCTCTCAGGCCGGCTACCCGTCGACGCCTTGGTAGGCCATTACCCCACCAACAAGCTGATAGGCCGCGAGCTCATCCCACACCGAAAAAACTTTCCACCACAACATCCAAGAAGTGGTCCTATCCGGTATTAGACCCAGTTTCCCAGGCTTATCCCGAAGTGCAGGGCAGATCACCCACGTGTTACTCACCCGTTCGCCACTCGAGTACCCAAGCAAGCTTGGGCCTTTCCGTTCGACTTGCATGTGTTAAGCACGCCGCCAGCGTTCATCCTGAGCCAGGATCAAACTCTCCACAAAAAGTTTCAACAAAAACAAACGTGAAACAGGCCGTGAAAAGCCCAAAACCCAACCAAAACAAACCAACCAACACCACACGACAAAACGCCACACAGTGCTGGACTGGCAAAAATCCAAACATTACCGGAAGCCAAAAACAACTCCCAACCAGCCCTGCAACCCGACGGGGCAAAACAACAGGACCGGCAAAAAACATCATGCACTCACAAAACGTGAAGCACACCACGCAACAAGCAGTCAGGCAATCATTGGTTCACCCAACCACCACCGGCACACACCAAAACAGCATGCACACCCACGCGGCACACAACACCAAGCACACAACAACAAAAAATCAAATGCATTGGCACACTATCGAGTTCTCAAACAACACCAGCACACCCAAACCAACCCACACACGCAGGCAAGTCCAAAGTGACTAAAGTATTTTCGTCCGCGATTGTTTTCCTGCCCGCCACACAAACCAGAGAACCAATCTGCTCTCCAGCGGGGCGTTGTCGGTCTCGCTGACTGGAACTAAGTTACACACACCCAAACACAAACACAAACCCGCAGCGTAGAGTGTGTAAATGGTTACTCATTAACACGCTTTACATCGGCGCCTAAGCGGTTCAGGTTCTCCACGAACTCCGGGTAGCCGCGATCGATGTGGTGCACCTCGTGAACAGTGGTGACGCCGTCGGCTACAAGCCCGGCGAGCACAAGACCGGCACCGGCGCGGATGTCGGAGGACCACACGTCGGTGGACGACAAGGTGCCCACTCCCCTGATCATCACGTGGTGGCCATCAACATTGGCTTCGGCTCCGAGGCGCAGCATCTCGTCGACAAAGCGGAAACGCGCTTCGAAGACGTTCTCGGTGATCACGGAAACGCCGTCAGCAACGGCGGACAGCGCGATCGCCATCGGCTGCAGGTCCGTAGGGAATCCCGGGAACGGCAGAGTCTGGTAGTCGACGGCCTTCGGGCGTTGACGCATCTGCACACGGAAGCCGTTGTCGTAGGTCTCAATCTCCGCGCCGGAGAGCTTTAATTTCGCCAGCGCCAGGTGGAGATGTCCCGGGGCGGCACCGGTGACGGTGATGTCGCCCTGAGTCATCGCGGCAGCGTATGCCCAGGTGCCTGCGACGATGCGGTCTCCGATGACGGTGTGTTCCGTCGGGTGCAGCTGCTCCACGCCGTCGACGGTGATGCAGGACGTGCCGGCACCGGTGATCTGGGCGCCCATCGCGTTAAGCATGTTGCACAGGTCCACGATTTCGGGTTCCCGGGCTGCGTTATCCAGGGTGGTGCGGCCGTCGGCAAGCACTGCTGCGGTGATGATGTTCTCCGTGGCGCCGACGGAGGGGAAGTCGAGCTTGATGTCGGCGCCGCGCAGTTTGTCAGCGCGGGCGACGACGGCGCCGTGTTCAATGTGCGTGGTGGCGCCGAGTTTTTCCAGGCCGGACTGGTGC
Above is a genomic segment from Corynebacterium lujinxingii containing:
- the murA gene encoding UDP-N-acetylglucosamine 1-carboxyvinyltransferase, which encodes MKERFLVNGGSRLEGLVRVGGAKNSVLKLMAAALLAEGTTTLRNCPEILDVPLMRDVLVGLGCDVDIDGDVVRISTPAEVSPHADFEAVRQFRASVAVLGPLVARCTEAYVALPGGDAIGSRPLDMHQSGLEKLGATTHIEHGAVVARADKLRGADIKLDFPSVGATENIITAAVLADGRTTLDNAAREPEIVDLCNMLNAMGAQITGAGTSCITVDGVEQLHPTEHTVIGDRIVAGTWAYAAAMTQGDITVTGAAPGHLHLALAKLKLSGAEIETYDNGFRVQMRQRPKAVDYQTLPFPGFPTDLQPMAIALSAVADGVSVITENVFEARFRFVDEMLRLGAEANVDGHHVMIRGVGTLSSTDVWSSDIRAGAGLVLAGLVADGVTTVHEVHHIDRGYPEFVENLNRLGADVKRVNE